One Dreissena polymorpha isolate Duluth1 chromosome 9, UMN_Dpol_1.0, whole genome shotgun sequence genomic window carries:
- the LOC127846421 gene encoding uncharacterized protein LOC127846421, which produces MSNLKRMSNASFLSRQLGFTLTYTGSQLERTEHVLEKEIRRESCFPPRKNKLARLRHDGELILHSKHILMLIVVLNLVDCCLVLGELILDIHYIKGLRDKTEERSQKFVDTMVKRYPDDLSGFSTDNLDDLYAHLYTADCNWPPRVDVMYVPGDNITLINGTFQSDVDAGNASRLRASTHVCTRYYICASL; this is translated from the exons ATGTCGAACCTTAAACGGATGTCGAACGCT AGTTTTCTGTCAAGGCAGTTAGGGTTTACTCTGACCTATACCGGTTCCCAGCTCGAGCGCACCGAGCATGTCTTGGAGAAGGAAATACGCAGGGAAAGCTGCTTCCCACCGCGGAAGAATAAACTTGCGAG GCTGCGCCATGATGGGGAGTTAATCCTGCACAGTAAACACATTCTGATGCTGATCGTGGTGTTGAATTTAGTGGATTGTTGCCTCGTCCTCGGAGAGCTTATTCTCGATATCCACTATATAAAAG GACTGCGCGACAAAACGGAAGAGCGGTCACAAAAGTTCGTTGACACGATGGTCAAACGTTACCCGGACGATCTGAGCGGCTTCTCGACGGACAACTTGGACGATCTCTATGCGCACCTGTACACGGCCGACTGCAATTGGCCTCCGCGCGTTGACGTGATGTATGTGCCTGGGGATAACATCACGTTAATTAACGGAACATTTCAGTCTGATGTTGACGCTGGTAACGCATCGCGATTAAGGGCAAGTACACACGTTTGTACTCGTTATTATATATGTGCCTctctctga
- the LOC127846049 gene encoding uncharacterized protein LOC127846049, with protein sequence MDVTIVFFTWIRRSADHPPLPTASNILHTIPETVYETRLPDLEPHGTHGGSHAAAGQSVWEDVAHGLHGTAGHSVWEDVAHGLHKASITILGILFFESILKIICMGKEFLSKKLEVFDTIVVIVSFVVDVALLRGLTQFKVQDALLILSFLLPWRVIRVVNSLIVAVLDHEHFRLKMLYKEKKIISAQLERLEETEKRWDFHLQKIESFCESEGIPKWKIRQHTALGRKQSTITTMASLALCGMLPGIIMGPGDKKMFNRIFEQNANAHAKDDVPKPNNATITALVSATIGLKPNKINKNPSVPVINLDIIDESVNSDDEDSADFQETGSRSNVSANGSTFYKTPRQSIQSDPGHGVLNLPKGSLAAHKRVSFDHIEIRPLLTHQTSVCSEYSDAVENVETQNDNNVTDPTNPVKFGIV encoded by the exons atggacgtcaccatcgtGTTTTTCACGTGGATACGG AGAAGTGCTGATCACCCACCACTCCCCACAGCCAGCAACATCCTTCATACTATACCGGAAACGGTGTACGAGACCCGGCTCCCCGACCTCGAGCCCCACGGTACCCACGGCGGTTCCCACGCTGCAGCGGGTCAGTCGGTGTGGGAGGACGTGGCGCACGGCCTTCACGGTACAGCGGGTCACTCGGTGTGGGAGGACGTGGCGCACGGCCTTCACAAAGCCAGTATCACGATTCTCGGAATTCTGTTCTTTGAG AGCATCCTGAAGATTATTTGCATGGGGAAAGAATTTTTGTCCAAGAAATTGGAA GTATTCGATACGATTGTCGTGATTGTATCGTTCGTGGTTGATGTGGCGCTACTGCGGGGCCTCACACAGTTCAAGGTGCAGGACGCTCTGCTCATCCTCTCTTTCCTGTTGCCATGGAGAGTCATTCGAGTCGTCAACA GTCTGATAGTGGCGGTGCTGGATCACGAGCACTTCCGGCTGAAGATGCTGTACAAGGAGAAGAAGATAATTTCAGCGCAACTTGAGAGGCTGGAGGAAACTGAAAAGCGATGGGAC tttCATCTTCAGAAGATTGAATCGTTTTGCGAGAGCGAGGGCATCCCCAAATGGAAGATCCGCCAACATACTG CTCTTGGCAGGAAGCAGTCGACAATTACTACAATGGCGTCTCTCGCACTATGTGGCATGCTTCCGGGAATTATCATGGGCCCGGGCGACAAAAAAATGTTCAACCGTATTTTCGAACAGAATGCGAACGCGCATGCAAAAGATGACGTACCGAAGCCAAATAACGCCACGATTACCGCTCTCGTTTCGGCCACCATCGGCTTAAAGCCAAACAAGATCAATAAAAACCCTTCTGTCCCCGTAATTAATCTTGACATCATTGACGAAAGCGTCAACTCCGATGATGAGGACTCAGCAGATTTCCAGGAAACCGGAAGTCGCTCGAATGTGAGCGCCAACGGAAGTACGTTCTACAAGACGCCGCGACAATCCATCCAATCGGATCCGGGTCACGGAGTTCTGAACCTTCCCAAAGGAAGTCTTGCTGCTCACAAGCGCGTGTCGTTTGACCACATAGAAATTCGACCCCTTTTGACCCATCAGACATCCGTGTGTTCGGAATACAGCGACGCGGTCGAGAATGTAGAAACACAAAATGACAATAATGTAACTGACCCCACAAATCCGGTGAAATTTGGCATTGTGTAA